A region from the Excalfactoria chinensis isolate bCotChi1 chromosome 11, bCotChi1.hap2, whole genome shotgun sequence genome encodes:
- the SIAH1 gene encoding E3 ubiquitin-protein ligase SIAH1: MSRQTATALPTGTSKCTPSQRVPALTGTTASNNDLASLFECPVCFDYVLPPILQCQSGHLVCSNCRPKLTCCPTCRGPLGSIRNLAMEKVANSVLFPCKYASSGCEITLPHTEKADHEELCEFRPYSCPCPGASCKWQGSLDAVMPHLMHQHKSITTLQGEDIVFLATDINLPGAVDWVMMQSCFGFHFMLVLEKQEKYDGHQQFFAIVQLIGTRKQAENFAYRLELNGHRRRLTWEATPRSIHEGIATAIMNSDCLVFDTSIAQLFAENGNLGINVTISMC, from the coding sequence ATGAGCCGTCAGACTGCTACAGCACTACCTACAGGTACTTCAAAGTGTACGCCATCGCAGAGAGTGCCTGCGCTGACTGGCACTACAGCTTCCAATAATGACTTGGCTAGTCTCTTTGAGTGTCCTGTCTGTTTTGACTATGTGCTGCCACCAATTCTTCAGTGTCAGAGTGGCCACCTTGTTTGTAGCAACTGTCGCCCCAAACTTACGTGCTGTCCAACTTGCCGAGGCCCGCTGGGCTCCATTCGTAACCTGGCTATGGAGAAAGTTGCCAATTCTGTACTATTCCCGTGTAAATATGCCTCTTCTGGATGTGAGATAACTCtgccacacacagaaaaagcagaccaTGAGGAGCTATGTGAGTTTAGGCCTTATTCCTGTCCATGTCCTGGTGCTTCATGTAAATGGCAAGGTTCTCTGGATGCTGTAATGCCACATCTGATGCATCAACATAAGTCAATTACAACACTTCAGGGAGAAGATATAGTGTTCCTTGCTACAGACATTAATCTTCCTGGTGCTGTTGACTGGGTTATGATGCAGTCTTGCTTTGGCTTTCATTTCATGTTAGTAttggagaaacaggaaaaatatgatGGTCACCAGCAGTTCTTTGCGATTGTACAGCTGATAGGAACACGCAAGCAAGCAGAAAACTTTGCTTATCGACTTGAGTTAAACGGTCATAGGCGGCGACTGACTTGGGAAGCAACTCCTCGATCTATCCATGAGGGAATTGCAACAGCCATTATGAATAGTGACTGTCTAGTCTTTGACACCAGCATTGCACAGCTCTTTGCAGAAAATGGCAATTTAGGCATCAACGTAACTATATCGATGTGTTGA